In one Clostridia bacterium genomic region, the following are encoded:
- a CDS encoding NAD(P)-dependent oxidoreductase: MKIALLGATGFVGAALLNEALDRGHTVTAVVRHPEKLTPQDRLVAKAGDVYDSDGLVKLIDGCDAVISAFNPGWKDPRLYDDQVRGTSHIIAAIKKAGIRRVLWVGGAGGLELKPGVRVVDDPDFPDAVKPGALATLNALDQLRKEPELDWSYLAPSAELQPESRTGKFRLGTDELLKDANGHSRISVQDYAVALIDELEKPAHIRQRFTVGY; the protein is encoded by the coding sequence ATGAAGATCGCGCTCCTGGGGGCCACAGGCTTTGTTGGTGCGGCACTTTTGAACGAAGCGCTCGATAGAGGACACACGGTAACGGCCGTCGTGCGCCATCCGGAGAAACTCACGCCACAGGATCGCCTCGTCGCCAAGGCAGGAGACGTTTATGATTCTGATGGCTTGGTCAAGCTGATTGACGGCTGTGACGCTGTGATTAGCGCTTTCAATCCAGGGTGGAAGGATCCACGCCTTTACGACGACCAGGTGAGAGGCACAAGCCACATCATAGCGGCTATCAAGAAGGCTGGTATTCGTCGCGTACTCTGGGTTGGCGGAGCTGGAGGGTTAGAGCTAAAGCCAGGGGTACGGGTGGTTGATGACCCAGATTTTCCAGACGCGGTGAAGCCTGGAGCTTTGGCAACACTGAATGCTCTGGATCAATTACGAAAGGAACCTGAACTCGACTGGTCGTATCTGGCGCCTTCCGCAGAACTGCAACCGGAATCACGGACTGGTAAGTTCCGATTGGGAACAGACGAACTCCTGAAGGACGCAAATGGTCATAGCAGGATTTCGGTTCAGGACTACGCAGTCGCTCTGATCGATGAATTAGAAAAGCCAGCCCACATACGCCAGCGATTCACAGTGGGATACTGA
- a CDS encoding tetratricopeptide repeat protein, protein MDAVSYPNPKVIEFFTRYLIPVRVQIDSKPLPQQFKVQWTPTLVLLDQKGEEHHRTVGYLAPEELLPSLMLGVAKSYFDREEYPDAEKVLQELLAEYPKSDAAPEATYYLGVSRYKRTHDAENLKKTVQAIQRDYPHSEWAKRSSVYSLL, encoded by the coding sequence ATGGATGCGGTTTCGTATCCGAATCCGAAAGTGATCGAATTCTTTACAAGATACCTCATTCCTGTCCGTGTCCAGATCGACTCGAAACCATTACCGCAGCAGTTCAAGGTGCAGTGGACACCGACGCTTGTACTGTTGGATCAGAAGGGAGAGGAACATCATCGCACTGTCGGCTACCTTGCGCCGGAGGAGCTACTGCCATCACTTATGCTTGGAGTTGCTAAGTCGTACTTCGACCGCGAGGAGTACCCAGACGCCGAGAAGGTCTTGCAAGAGCTCCTGGCTGAGTATCCGAAGAGTGACGCCGCTCCGGAAGCGACTTACTACCTCGGCGTTAGCCGCTACAAGCGCACACATGATGCGGAGAACCTCAAAAAGACGGTTCAAGCAATCCAGCGGGATTATCCTCACAGTGAGTGGGCTAAGCGCTCATCGGTCTACAGCCTGCTGTGA
- a CDS encoding DUF1059 domain-containing protein: MASNRKVIDCRWFPTEQPCDVAISGNEEEVLNIAIQHAVQSHGQTNSPELREQLRSMLRDEGKTQAA, from the coding sequence ATGGCCAGCAACCGAAAAGTAATCGACTGCCGTTGGTTCCCAACCGAACAACCTTGCGACGTCGCTATCTCGGGAAACGAAGAAGAGGTGCTGAATATTGCCATTCAGCACGCCGTCCAATCCCACGGACAAACGAACTCGCCCGAACTTCGCGAACAGTTGCGCTCTATGCTACGTGACGAAGGCAAAACGCAGGCGGCGTAA
- a CDS encoding phospholipase D-like domain-containing protein: MNTSERRYFDDDAVSHLRVLADHAFSRAAGAPLIEGNQILLLKDARENYGAWLDAIGKAIHHIHFESYIIHEDDTGREFADALIAKAREGVRVRLIYDWLGGFGKTSRRFWNRLRAGGVEVRCYNPPRMDSPLGWLSRDHRKMLAIDGEVGFVTGLCVGRMWVGDATRHIDPWRDTGVEVRGNAVADIESAFARMWRILGTPIPDEPTGKPTAAGSMNVRIVASEPATAGMIRFDLLVAALARKKLWLTDAYYAGTTAYVQGLRAAAKDGVDVRLLVPNGTDIPILRPLSRAGYRPLLEAGVRIFEWNGTMLHAKTAVADAHWARVGSTNLNIASWFGNCELDAVIEDDTFALEMEEMYLEDLTNATEVVLNQKNKVRAPGEPRHPRMVLTSGGGSAGRAAAGAVRIGSAVSAAMTNRRVLAPIEARLTTITGFLLCAAAIFIALFPSALAYPVIVIFGWTGAALLYKAYCLYRKRESDKASGAAARHAD, encoded by the coding sequence ATGAACACCTCTGAGCGGAGATACTTCGATGATGATGCCGTCTCGCACCTCCGTGTGCTCGCAGACCATGCTTTCTCGCGAGCTGCTGGTGCGCCACTTATAGAAGGCAACCAGATTCTTTTGCTCAAGGATGCCCGGGAGAACTATGGGGCGTGGCTCGATGCGATTGGCAAAGCGATACACCACATTCACTTCGAGAGCTACATCATCCATGAAGACGATACCGGACGGGAGTTCGCAGACGCTCTGATTGCAAAGGCGCGCGAGGGCGTCCGTGTTCGGCTTATTTATGACTGGCTTGGAGGCTTCGGAAAAACGTCTCGCCGTTTCTGGAATCGTTTGCGGGCGGGCGGCGTAGAAGTACGTTGTTATAACCCGCCTCGCATGGACAGCCCGCTTGGCTGGCTCTCGCGGGACCATCGAAAGATGTTAGCCATCGACGGGGAGGTCGGTTTCGTTACAGGTTTGTGCGTAGGTCGCATGTGGGTTGGAGACGCTACCAGGCACATCGATCCGTGGCGTGATACCGGCGTTGAGGTACGAGGGAACGCGGTTGCTGACATCGAGTCTGCATTCGCGCGCATGTGGCGGATTCTGGGGACTCCCATTCCTGACGAACCCACAGGAAAGCCCACCGCCGCTGGCTCAATGAACGTTCGCATAGTGGCGAGTGAGCCTGCAACCGCCGGCATGATCCGCTTTGATTTGCTCGTTGCAGCGCTGGCTCGGAAGAAACTCTGGCTTACCGACGCCTATTACGCCGGGACTACCGCGTACGTTCAGGGGTTGAGAGCGGCAGCAAAAGATGGTGTTGACGTTCGCTTGCTGGTGCCAAACGGAACTGATATTCCGATACTCAGACCCTTGTCGAGAGCAGGCTATCGGCCGCTGCTCGAGGCGGGCGTGCGCATCTTCGAGTGGAATGGGACGATGCTGCACGCCAAGACAGCCGTCGCCGACGCACATTGGGCACGAGTTGGATCAACAAACCTCAATATTGCAAGTTGGTTCGGAAACTGCGAACTGGATGCCGTGATCGAAGACGACACGTTCGCACTAGAGATGGAAGAGATGTACCTGGAAGACCTGACGAACGCAACCGAAGTCGTTCTTAACCAGAAAAACAAGGTGCGTGCTCCGGGCGAACCTCGTCATCCACGTATGGTACTCACGAGTGGGGGTGGCTCCGCCGGGCGGGCCGCAGCAGGTGCCGTTCGTATCGGCAGCGCCGTAAGCGCCGCTATGACAAACAGGCGCGTCTTAGCCCCAATAGAAGCAAGGCTTACGACAATCACTGGCTTCCTTCTCTGTGCAGCGGCGATTTTCATTGCGCTCTTTCCAAGCGCATTGGCGTACCCCGTCATCGTGATATTCGGGTGGACAGGCGCCGCGCTTCTGTACAAAGCCTACTGTTTGTATCGCAAGCGAGAAAGCGACAAAGCGAGCGGCGCTGCTGCTAGGCACGCCGACTAG
- a CDS encoding DNA starvation/stationary phase protection protein — protein sequence MTNKEILTRQPSEKISAQPHLHQKAREVQAYGTVLHMLPLLLEEPVRLEISEQLNLLLADTLTLRDLYKKSHWQVAGATFYQLHLLFDKHYNEQLALADLIGERIQILGGISIAMAHDVAETTRIERPPRGREEPPVQLSRLLDAHQIVIGETRKLARRASELGDDGSNDILVSNVLRTSEMQVWFLGEHLVEVGLVKAGEPPVATAA from the coding sequence ATGACGAACAAAGAGATTCTTACCCGTCAGCCTTCTGAGAAGATTAGCGCCCAGCCGCATCTCCACCAGAAAGCGCGCGAGGTCCAGGCGTACGGCACCGTGCTCCACATGCTGCCTCTGCTTTTGGAAGAGCCCGTGCGCTTGGAAATCAGCGAGCAGCTAAACCTGTTACTTGCCGACACCCTGACGCTCCGTGACTTGTACAAGAAGTCTCACTGGCAGGTCGCCGGTGCAACGTTCTACCAACTCCACCTTCTCTTCGATAAGCATTACAACGAGCAACTTGCGCTTGCCGACTTGATCGGGGAACGCATACAGATATTGGGTGGGATAAGTATCGCAATGGCGCACGACGTTGCAGAGACAACACGGATCGAGCGTCCTCCCCGTGGTCGTGAAGAACCGCCGGTGCAACTCTCGAGGCTGCTGGATGCTCACCAGATCGTCATTGGCGAGACTCGCAAGCTCGCGCGCCGTGCTTCTGAACTGGGCGATGACGGGAGCAACGATATTCTTGTTAGCAACGTTTTGCGCACGAGTGAAATGCAGGTGTGGTTTCTAGGCGAACACCTTGTGGAAGTGGGTCTCGTTAAAGCCGGAGAGCCGCCCGTAGCCACGGCCGCCTAG